GCCGCGGCATCCCGGTCGATCCGCATCCGAAGTTCCCGGGCAAGTCGGCGCTGGAAGTGATCCTCTGCACGCTGCACGCGGGCGGCAAGTTCTCGGGCAAGGCCTACCAGACCTCGGGGGGCCTCCACGGCGTCGGCGCGTCGGTGGTGAACGCGCTGTCGGACACGATGCGGGTCGAGGTGGCACGCAACCGCGAGCTTTGGGTGCAGAGCTTCGCGCGCGGCGTGGCGCAGGGTCCTGTGAAGATGGTCGGTCCCGCCCCGAACCGGCGCGGCACCACGGTCACCTTCCACCCCGACCCCGAGATCTTCGGCCACCTGCAGTTCAAGCCGCACCGGCTGATGAAGATGGCGCGCTCCAAGGCCTATCTGTTTTCAGGCGTCGAGATCCGCTGGAAATCGGCGATCCCCGACGGGGACACGCCGCATGAAGCGGTGTTCCACTTCCCCGGCGGCCTTGCGGACTATCTGGCCGAACAGCTCTCGGGCGCCACGACCTATGCCGAGAAGCCCTTTGCCGGAAAGGTCTCGTTCCAGGAGAAGTTCGGGGTTCCCGGCTCGGTCGAATGGGCGATCAACTGGACGCCCGCGCGCGACGGCTTCATCCAGTCCTATTGCAACACCGTCCCTACGCCCGAGGGCGGCACGCATGAAAGCGGCTTCTGGTCGGCGATCCTGAAGGGCATCCGTGCCTATGGCGAGCTGGTGAAGAACCGCAAGGCGGAGGCCATAACCCGCGACGACATGCTCGCCGGCGGCTCGGCGCTGATCTCGGTCTTCATCCGCGAGCCGCAGTTCGTGGGCCAGACCAAGGACCGCCTCGCCACCGAGGAAGCCGCGAAACTGGTCGAGAACGCCGTCCGCGACCACTTCGACAACTGGCTGGCGGCGAACACCAAGTCGGCCGGCGCCATTCTCGACTTCCTCGTGCTGCGCGCCGAAGAGCGCATCCGTCGCCGGCAAGAGAAGGAAACCCAGCGCAAGAGCGCGACCAAGAAGCTACGCCTGCCCGGCAAGCTGGTGGACTGTTCCGCCACCGCCCGCGAAGGCACCGAGCTTTTCATCGTCGAGGGCGACTCGGCGGGCGGTTCGGCCAAGATGGCGCGGGACCGCGCCACCCAGGCGCTGCTGCCGCTGCGCGGCAAGATCCTGAACGTGCTGGGCGCGGCCTCGGGCAAGATGGGCGCGAATGCCGAGATCAACGACCTCTGCCAGGCGCTCGGCACCGGGATGGGCACGAAGTTCCGGATCGACGATCTGCGCTATGACAAGGTCATCATCATGACCGATGCCGACGTGGACGGCGCCCACATCGCCTCGCTGCTGATGACCTTCTTCTTCACCCAGATGCGGCCGCTGATTGACCGCGGACACCTCTACCTCGCCTGCCCGCCGCTCTACCGCCTGACCCAGGGGGCCAAGCGGCTCTACGTGGCCGACGACGTGGAAAAGGAGATCTGGCTGGCGAAGGGCCTCGGCGGCAAGGGCAAGATAGACGTGCAGCGCTTCAAGGGGCTGGGCGAGATGGACGCCAAGGACCTGAAGGACACGACGATGAACCCGGCGACGCGGAAGCTGATCCGCGTCTCGATCGACGAGGACGAACCGGGCGAGACCGGAGACCTCGTGGAACGCCTGATGGGCAAGAAGCCGGAACTGCGCTTCCAGTACATCCAGGAAAACGCGCGCTTCGTGGAAGAGCTGGACGTCTGAGCCGCCGCGCTCGCGGGGCCGGCGCCTCGTTCAGCGCCCGGACCCTCTGCCATCCGGGGGCGCCTGCCCCCGGCGGCCGGTGCCTCAGTCGCGGCGCAGGCCTTTCAGCGCATCCGCGAAGGGATTGCTCGCGCCGCTTTCGCGCGGAGCGGCCTGCCGGGGCAGCGGCTTGGTGCCCTTCCGCGGAGGCTCGGCCGACCGGCGTTCCGTGGCTTGGGCGCGCGCGTCGGCGCTGTCCTTGCGCATGGTCAAGCCGATGCGCTTCCTCGGCACGTCCACCTCGACCACGCGCACCTTCACCACGTCGCCCGCCTTCACCACCTCGTGCGGGTCCTTCACGAAGCGGTCGGCCAGCTGGCTCACATGCACCAGCCCGTCCTGGTGAACGCCGATATCGACGAAGGCGCCGAAGGCCGCGACGTTGGTCACCGTCCCTTCCAGCAGCATCCCCACCTTGAGGTCCGAGATCTCCTCCACGCCCTCGGTGAAGGTGGCGGTCTTGAAGGTCGGGCGCGGGTCGCGGCCGGGCTTCTCGAGTTCGGCAAGAATGTCGCGGACGGTCGGCAGGCCGAACCGCTCGTCGGTGTAGTCCGAGGGGTCAAGCGACCGCAGCCGCTGCGGTTCGGCCATCAGCGTGCGCAGGTCGCGCCCGCAGGCGGCCACGATCTTCCGCGCCACGTCATAGGCTTCCGGGTGGACCGCCGAGGCATCGAGCGGCTCGGCCCCGTTCGGGATGCGCAGGAAGCCCGCCGCCTGCTCGAAGGCGCGCGGCCCGAGGCGGGCCACCTTCAGCAGGTCGCGGCGCCTGGCGAAGGGGCCGTTCGCGTTGCGGTGCTGGACGATGGCCTCGGCCAGCGTCGGCCCGACGCCCGAGACGCGGGCCAGAAGCGGCGCCGAGGCGGTGTTGAGGTCCACACCCACCGCGTTCACCGCATCCTCGACCACCGCCTCCAGCGACCGGCCGAGGCGATGCTGGTCCACGTCATGCTGGTACTGGCCGACGCCGATCGACTTCGGCTCGATCTTCACCAATTCGGCCAGCGGGTCCTGAAGGCGGCGGGCGATCGAGACCGCTCCGCGCAGGCTCACGTCGAGATCGGGAAACTCCGCGGCCGCCAGCGCGCTCGCGGAATAGACCGAGGCGCCGGCTTCGCTGACGATCACCTTCACGGGCTTCGGCGCATCGCCGGGCAGCGCGGCCAGCAGGTCGGCCACCATCTTCTCGGTCTCGCGGCTCGCCGTGCCGTTGCCGATGGCGATGAGCGTCACGCCATGCGCGCGGATGAGCCGGA
This portion of the Rhodobacter sp. CZR27 genome encodes:
- the parE gene encoding DNA topoisomerase IV subunit B, whose protein sequence is MANDLLSGQPETYDASSIEVLEGLEPVRKRPGMYIGGTDERALHHLVAEVLDNSMDEAVAGHATRIEVELHLDHSVTIRDNGRGIPVDPHPKFPGKSALEVILCTLHAGGKFSGKAYQTSGGLHGVGASVVNALSDTMRVEVARNRELWVQSFARGVAQGPVKMVGPAPNRRGTTVTFHPDPEIFGHLQFKPHRLMKMARSKAYLFSGVEIRWKSAIPDGDTPHEAVFHFPGGLADYLAEQLSGATTYAEKPFAGKVSFQEKFGVPGSVEWAINWTPARDGFIQSYCNTVPTPEGGTHESGFWSAILKGIRAYGELVKNRKAEAITRDDMLAGGSALISVFIREPQFVGQTKDRLATEEAAKLVENAVRDHFDNWLAANTKSAGAILDFLVLRAEERIRRRQEKETQRKSATKKLRLPGKLVDCSATAREGTELFIVEGDSAGGSAKMARDRATQALLPLRGKILNVLGAASGKMGANAEINDLCQALGTGMGTKFRIDDLRYDKVIIMTDADVDGAHIASLLMTFFFTQMRPLIDRGHLYLACPPLYRLTQGAKRLYVADDVEKEIWLAKGLGGKGKIDVQRFKGLGEMDAKDLKDTTMNPATRKLIRVSIDEDEPGETGDLVERLMGKKPELRFQYIQENARFVEELDV
- a CDS encoding Tex family protein; protein product: MSTDAIRRIPSLIASEIGARPDQVSAAIELLDGGATVPFVARYRKEVTGGLDDTQLRTLDERLAYLRELEARRETILGSIRDQGKLTPELEVQVVKAVTKAELEDIYLPYKPKRRTKAMIARENGLGPLAEAILANRTAVPAELAKAYVTEAVPDVKAALEGARDIVAEGLSENADLLGRLRAHMKQVGRVSAKVVEGKEVEGAKFSDYFAHSEAWATAAGHRVLAMLRGRNEGVLTLDLDVDADAARGESPAERMAGLALQAAGKGPGDHWLREAASWAWRVKLRTSLTLDLMAELRERAEAEAIGVFARNLKDLLLAAPAGGKVTMGIDPGIRTGCKVAVVDATGKLLATSTIYPFQPKNDLRGSQIELLRLIRAHGVTLIAIGNGTASRETEKMVADLLAALPGDAPKPVKVIVSEAGASVYSASALAAAEFPDLDVSLRGAVSIARRLQDPLAELVKIEPKSIGVGQYQHDVDQHRLGRSLEAVVEDAVNAVGVDLNTASAPLLARVSGVGPTLAEAIVQHRNANGPFARRRDLLKVARLGPRAFEQAAGFLRIPNGAEPLDASAVHPEAYDVARKIVAACGRDLRTLMAEPQRLRSLDPSDYTDERFGLPTVRDILAELEKPGRDPRPTFKTATFTEGVEEISDLKVGMLLEGTVTNVAAFGAFVDIGVHQDGLVHVSQLADRFVKDPHEVVKAGDVVKVRVVEVDVPRKRIGLTMRKDSADARAQATERRSAEPPRKGTKPLPRQAAPRESGASNPFADALKGLRRD